A window of Podarcis muralis chromosome 10, rPodMur119.hap1.1, whole genome shotgun sequence genomic DNA:
ACAAAAGTATTTCAAGGCCCAGGAACTTctattaacatttatttataacaAATTCCTTGGAACTATTAATATTTCGGGGTTTATGCTTAGAGATATAACTGCATGAAGTAAGATCAGGCATTCCATCAGAGGTCAGCTCTGGAAGATGCAGCTGTATGTTTTGGTGCAAGTGCTCTAATCAGATCCACAAAGTCCGTTTTTTCAATGCATGCTCTGCACACTTCTCCCCAGCTGTCCAGGATCTTCCTCAGCTCAGCCACTTTCATCTTAGAGAGATCTACCGCTGTTAAATCCAGTTCCAtttctgtaaaaacaaacaacctgAATCACAAGCTCTATTAATTTTATTTGTGGTATTATAGACAAGGAGCTCATGATCCTATGAGGAGAATATTGCTTTTCCAGCTCGCATGCTCATGCTACAGGACGCCTCCAGCAGGCAGACAGATGCCCATGGAATCTCACAAGGAAGGAAGGTGGGCTGGAATCCCTCGCACTTAGTATACCCCCCATGAACATTTGGTTATCAAACCTATTATCTTTCGACAGATCTATTATTTCCCCCACTCCTTTCTAAACGCCATCCAAGGTACAGATCACCAGTGCATCTTGCAGCAGTGAATTCCATGTATTCCATTCTGGGCCCAATCCACACGGGGCAGTGTGGCCCAGAAAATGAGGCGAGTCCCGTCTACATCTTATTTCGACAGGGGTCAACGGGACAGATTCTCCCTTGGGTCTTTGGGTTCCCATGGCAAGTTGAGGGGAGTGAGGCCTACGTAAGACTTCCCCCTTCAGAGTTTAGTTCCATTTTGCTCCACAAGCTTAACCCTCAGgttcagaggcaccagcttgtgagggcaATTGTGGGGGCCGACGTCACATGCGTGACTTCAGGATGTCTGGAGGAGTGAAGCCAAAGTTGTTGGCCGTGTGACTTCAATGGCCggtggtcctcctcctcctcctcctcctcctggtgctGCCACCCGCGGGAGGCGGCTTCGACGCTCCTTCCCctctgtggcaggaggaggaggagttggccaTTGGGGCTGCTTTTGGACATTAGGGGGGGACACTGCTACCCAAAAAATATTAGGGGGGAGGCCTCGGCCCCCAGGAGCTGGTGTCCCTGCTCAGCTTAAAGCCTTTACTGAGCTATCTGGGTTGCTGGTTGACAGGGCAGGAAAGGAATTTTTTCTCTCAACCCGATAGGCTCTTGGATGGGAGTTTTTCCACCATTCCCTCAGTAAAACACATgaccctttttttttgttttttcttaggGGGAATAACGTTGTATGTATAGGGGTGGgaatggcattgggcaggatcaacGGAGTGAAGGCGGGTATCCCTAAGGGGCCTGAGGGGCGAATTTGCCTGGCATGCCCCAAGCTCAGGTTGGGTCTCTGCCTGGTGGGAATCCTCACCCGGCTGCCCAGTCAGACCTTGCCAGCTTGGCTTGCACCACAACAGGGCTCAGCACTGTGGCATGGTTGGTCCAAACCCAGCGGATCCCATTCCACCAGCAGCAGGTGAGTTGATGGCAAACCAATCCTGGCGCTATTGCCACGCTGACCTGCACCCTGCATTCTGCAGCCCATAAAGAACTGGCCTGATTTCATCCCAACACCTGGAGTCTTGTCAGTTCATGGGCTGCTCTTCTGCGAATGTGCCGGCCAGGACAATGATGGATGTTGTGTAAAGAAGCACCTTTTTTTTGTTAGTCCTCATTCTAACTGATAGAAATTATATTTTCAAAAATGTGAGGGATAAGCTATAACTTGCTTCTTTGCTCCAGCAGCCCTGGGTACAACCTGAAATCTGCATAGTGACTAGGACAGCCTGAACCAAAAGCCCAAGCAATTTTGTGCATGTTTATacaaaagtaagttccactgtattTCATGGCATATGCTCCCAGGCAGTGCTTTTCATCTAGATGAAAAGGTGCCGGAACGCACCTCCCtcaaagagggaaagggggtCTCCCCACAAGCCTGCCTCAGCTGAGCACCTTAATGAGCTCCCCCCTCTGGCTCAGAGTGGCGGggggcttgctcagctgaggTGGGGCTTTCCTGTGCGTCAGCTGTTAGCTGGGAGGCTGAAGAACCTCAGCAAAGCTCCGCTGAACATCCAAGTCACAAGGGGACCCACTCTGGAGCCCGTACAGGATGTCCTTGTGAGCCGGAGGTGCAACAGGGCTTTGCTGAGGCTGGTCAGGTCTCTCCCCCCACTTCCAGGgcccagctgagaggtgctgAAACGCCATTCCAGCGCATTCTGATTTTAAAAAGGCCCTGCCACCAGGTAAGTGTGCCTTGGCTTGCAACCTGGCTGCCCTCTCTTCAGCCTACCACATTCTTGAAAAAACATAATTTCCCATGTTGAAAATAACAATAGAAAAAGCCTCTCATTGCTGCCAATCACAGAGTCTAGGTTCTAATTTCCACGCCCCGTTTGCAGAGCATGGCCAAGTGCAAATGAGTGAGTCCATGCAACACAAGTCCCAGCTGCTTCTCTTCTTCCCCGATCCTGCAGATGCCCAGAGCTAAGCCGTGGTTTGGTTTAGTGCCATGTCTGAACCTGGGCTCCTTTGTCTCCAATATGCCTATTTTGCTATGCCCTCCTTTGTTTTGCACAGGGATTTCATCATACCGTATTTGAGCTCACAGATTTGAATGTCGATTTTCTTCAGCTTCTCACAGATCTTTGGCACAGGTATGTGAGCACTCATTGGGCGGCTGACTTCACCAATTATCTTGGTTGCTGCATCACTTGTGGCTCCTATGTAGTAGCACTACAAGAATAGAAATCTTGTCAGTACCAGTGCAGAGTTAGGGCTCACTCATACTTCCACTTGcctcgtgcctagaaagcacgggtccaAGTGGTTCTGCCTTTGCTCTGCTGCTTTCctctggaaaacctgctctttagcactaaTTGGAACAACTGGAGCAAATCTTTGGGAAGCCTGAAGCAGTTTGCTCTGATTCATCACTAAAGGTCCTGCTTCCCTGGGGGAAAGCggcttccctcttcctcctctcccatgcaTGCActctacctttaaagcacatttttgctcctcaaaggattctgggcactgtagcttgttgctgggaactatagctctgtgaggggagaaCTACAGTTTCTTTCAGGAAAAGAATGTGTTTTGTGTGCGTGAAAATAGAATCCCTGTGACCCACTTGTGTGGGGTGAATCACAAAGGAATCGGCCAGGTGCCTGGATTCAAAGCGTGGGACTAAACTAACTCTCTAGCTAGAGAGAGCCCCTAGTTGCAGAGTTTAAACTCACAAAGTCAAGCAGGATAGTGAAGTATAGGAATATAGGCTGCCAAAACCTTTTATATATCCCTTTTAGTCCTCTTGCAAAGCACTCCCCTCTCTCTACCCCTCctgcaatgaacagaccacacactcTTAAGCttgaaatgctttacttacaaaacattccaaaggtcagattcacgcATTTATCCAAATAGCAGCAAGAAGAGCACAGGCAGAATACTCATGAGTTGAAAATACAGAAAGTTGGCTTGGAGCTTGCCCTGGCATGTCTTCCTTGGTTGGTTACAtggcatggaaagagaaggaacaGGGAGAGAAAGCTCCACTTCCTCCCTCATTGGAAAAGAGGAGGGGGGTGACCAGGCGGAGTCTAGGAATCTAACTCTGTGCAGTCTtacccttcatgcattaactggcactcatgcatagttatgtttgactgcaatctCCCAGGCTATGAATGTGCTTTTACGGTAAAGTGTGTATACACAGCCTAAGCACTGGAAGCATTCCCAAGGGGGAAAAGAGTACGAAGTCATACCAAgcggttttcttttccttttgtgttcatGCAGCTCCTGACTAATTCATTCTCAATAGAAGCCACGGAGAAATCAGAGcgcttttcttttaaagaactATAAAATCTTTTCAAAAAATCTTGACACACTGTGTAAGAAAaaggtaaaatataaaataacagaCACACCCAGAGTGCTTTGGACAGAAAACAAAgttgaaaataaattttaaaatgactAACTTCACACAGAATGGCTTGCCATTCTTGCAGCGCATGCACATCTGGAAATGGCCCCATGCTGAGATGCTTATTATTGCCTTCCAGTGACCCCACTTAGGCCCCCTACTCATCACTGTGTCCCAGGGAAAGACCCTTGCCTTTCCCTTGAGGACAGCAGCAGGGGGCATTCCAGGGGTCAGACAGAAGTGCTGGGCAGGGCTAGAGATGAGAAGgcctggaggggtggggagggaaaaaactgggggggggcacatttccccatattttttggaaataattggggggaaatggaaaaaatggGGCAAGGGTGGGACTGGGGCTTCTCCCCATTCCACTCACCCCGGCCAGGCCTCTGTTGTGAAGCCACAGACAAAAGGAGGTGGAACGAAAGatcacagaatcagagttggaagggaccttgagggtcaactagtccaaccccctgcaataccaTGGacctcaaacccacaactctgagattaagagtctcaggctctgCCAATTGAACTAACCCAGGcctttttttaacataaatttaaataataatcttTCTTCAGTAGGCGATGT
This region includes:
- the CDNF gene encoding cerebral dopamine neurotrophic factor isoform X1, encoding MLRPPRPGGLPCCLAVALCLGLASASSPARGAEAPCEVCQDFLKRFYSSLKEKRSDFSVASIENELVRSCMNTKGKENRLCYYIGATSDAATKIIGEVSRPMSAHIPVPKICEKLKKIDIQICELKYEMELDLTAVDLSKMKVAELRKILDSWGEVCRACIEKTDFVDLIRALAPKHTAASSRADL
- the CDNF gene encoding cerebral dopamine neurotrophic factor isoform X2; protein product: MKKTIKNRRLRVTFRGGRAELSRDQVPQTQPCCGRLGRGASLAASPWRSASASPPPLVPRGARKLRAKCYYIGATSDAATKIIGEVSRPMSAHIPVPKICEKLKKIDIQICELKYEMELDLTAVDLSKMKVAELRKILDSWGEVCRACIEKTDFVDLIRALAPKHTAASSRADL